DNA sequence from the Salvia splendens isolate huo1 chromosome 19, SspV2, whole genome shotgun sequence genome:
AATTTGCAACAGAAAATCTGCAGAAAACTCTTGATGAAAGTGGTGATGAAATTGACAAAAATCTATCATTGTGGATTCAACATTCTTTGGAGATCCCTCTtcattggaggacaccaaatcTTGAGGCAAAATGGATGATAGATGCTTACTCGAGGAGACCCGACTTCAATCCAACAATTCTTGAGCTTGCCAAACTAGACTTCAACATTGTTCAAGCAACACAAATAGAGGAACTCAAAGACATCTCAAGGTGAACTAGCTAggactatttatttattaggaATAATAGCCATTTAAACAACGAAATTTAGTTAAATTTGactaaatttcataatttatacTGCTATTTTTCCTATTTACAAGGTTGTAAGGACTTGCTTTAATTTGTTTAACCTTTATGTTGTCTAGATGGTGGAATAATTCATGTCTGTCTGAGAAACTACCGTTCGTGAGGGACAGGCTGGTGGAAAGCTACTTTTGGGCAATTGGAGTCTTTGAAACTCATCAACATTCGTATGAGAGAAAAACGGCCGCCAAGATAATAACTCTAATAACATCTCTTGATGATGTTTACGACATCTACGGTACACTAGACGAACTTGAATTGTTCACACTCACCCTACAGAGGTTCGTATAGAGTTTGGTCTTAATTTCAAACTCCAAAATCAAACACAAAAGTTATTTTTAGACCGTTTTTAGTTAAATTCAACAAATTCCAATTCTAAAAACAAAGATAGGATCTAATAAAGAACCCCAtgtttttaaaatcaaaatttctaAAATGAACTAAAACGATTTGAATAATGAGCTTCTGTGTTTTGTTTGACATTAAGATCaagttttgtttttataatCAATCGACTTCCTTATTACTTGACATTACGATTCATATCAACAATTTCAGATGGGATACAGAAGCAATCAATCGACTTCCTTATTACTTGCAATTGTTTTATTTGGTTATCCACAACTTTGTTTTCGAGCTAGCACACGACATTCTTAAAGAAGAGGGTgtcatcaatctctcatatctaCAGAAACCGGTAATTAATAcgagtatataaatatataattatcttCTTAATTGAGATGAGAGGTTGTAACATGTCTAAGTATGAATTATTGGTAGTGGGTGGATTTGGTTGAAGCATATTTACAAGAGGCAAAGTGGTACTATAGTGGATACACACCAAGCATGGAAGAATATCTCAATAATTCTACCATTTCGATAGGAGCTCCTACTGTAATAGCCCAAGTTTTTCTTACATCCAAAAACCAGCTGTATAAATACAACCAAATAATTCGTCTTTCGGGGATGCTTGTACGGCTTCCAGACGATCTAGGAACATTGCCGGTACGTGCACAAAATTACTCTCAACACATCTTATCTTTATAtacttttttcttctctcaagTTATGTGATACAATAGAGTGGatatattaattttgtgtaTGAATAGTTTGAGATGAAGAGAGGGGACGTGGCGAAATCAATGCAATGCTACATGAAGGAGCGAAACGCAAGCATGGAAGAGGCGGAGGAACACGTGAGGTTTTTGATAAGGGAGGCGTGGAAGGAAATGAACACGGCCGGTGGTTGTCCGGTTAGGGATGATTTTGTTGAGGCAGCAGCTAATTTTGGAAGAGCGGCACAGTTTATGTATCTTGATGGAGATGGCAACCACTCTCAACTACATCAACGGATTGCCACTCTGCTCTTTCAACCATGTCATTGACTCACACTGTCTctcaacaaaacaaaacaaaacaaaacatgtgCTTTAATATATCAgagaatttattattttggtgTGGTCCTGCTATTTCTTCCAGGATTTAAGTAGATTGTCTCGTATATTAATTTGGTGACAAACATGGTAAGTGTATTGTCTACCTATTTCGGCCTGGATTTAATTTGAGGACTcgtataattaatttatctataTACATTAGGCCATTCACTACGCTGTCACTATactgtcccttaaccgtcccttatacTATTATTTGAGGGCCCCATTGTCCTTTTTACACTATCCcataactaaggaacggaacctgcaaccctccgtcccttaaattactattcattcaatttcatttttttatttccaaccaaattcaattaataaaaacacacttcattaaataaaataaacttacaacataaaattaaaaaaacataatttaataatttcctaaaaaataaaatacataatttaataatttcttcagctaaagtttgcccaaatgtgctcaattagatcttcttggagttgggtgtgggcgctagagtcgcgtgtccttgcaagAAAAGATAATCggtcttgtatagacggatgctcTCCATTTCGAGGCGggctacttgcggttgagcttccgggggattcggggtcgaaccaatttcccacctcgggtccttcgtcttggacaatcatgttgtgcaagattatgcacgtatacatgatgtcgaccatgctcccCATGAACCACGAATGAGCCAgagctttgatgatgttgaagcgcgcttggagaaccccgaacgccctctccacatccttgcgagcagcctcctgcttctgcgcaaaaagagcctgcattgggttcgcaggcctgctgcacgtcttcacgaggtcggccacttcgggtagatgccgtcggcgagatagtaccccattttatacagccggttgttggtgacgaagttgatggccggcgctttaccgtCCAAACCTTtagtaaagaggtcggactggtggagcacgtttacgtctttgttcgacccggggaacCTAAAGTACACGTgacagatccaaagccggtagtcggcaacggcctcgagtacaacagttgggtgggtgccttacTGGCCTATCGTTtaggaccccctccacgccaccgggcaattcttccattactagtgcatgcaatcgacactgccaagcatcccggggaatccgtgcacttgttcttgcaggtcgaggaggaactgacaatcgatTGTGCTTGGCcaccggagaaattcgtcggtgaaggctgcccggacgcctttgcagaatttgagcaagcatgtgcgcccagtggtgtctccgatgtggaggtattcgtcgaacatgtcggccgtttgtccagtcgcaaggtGACGGATtactgcagtacatttctgcagcgtcgtgttgctgggacggccgaccgcgtcgaacccttgtcggaagaactcttcccgggtcgccaaagtattcgcgatgtggagaaatagcggttttcccatgcggaaacggcgacggaagtaggtatctccccaaaccgggttatcgcagaagtagtcgcgtactaaccttgcggcggcttcctcccggttacgatggatgtacatccgggagcgtcgttggggcggcgcggcttcctgcacctcccggcgtcgatcttcttcaagtgattgttctattatttgacgcatttgctcaaaaggatcaattagtttgagttgatttgagatggaaATTAGAATGgatatagagaggatttgagaggaatagatgtgtagttgtgtgtgaaatgagtatgaaataggagtatttatagagtaaagaaattataaaaaaatttaaaacaaatttgCAAACGGCTAAAagaatgaattattgcgtcagcgtgacgaaacctACTCgctggccagcgagtgggcgtcacgcctagcctGGGaactcgccacgtcgcctcgccCCGTCATTAGGAGTCCAGCTTTACTATTTTAGTTTGTCCGCCATTAGAAGTCATAGTTTACTTTTACAATAAATGATAGGTAGAccccattttccactaactttgTTCcgattaatatataaaattaggcCTTATATTTCACTATCTTTTTGCACTCAatttccattatatttcttaaaccTCGAGTGAAATTCAAATGAGACTCATAATGATGGACAAAGAAGTAGAAGAAAGTCTCCCCCTAAAAAGAGCAcagttttatatttttaatctgGATATATAGATAGAGTAGactattatttttcaaaattttttctttatttttcttcgATACAACTCAGTAAATTGAAAAAAGTTACCGCCCATCCATCCGCTAGATTTGTATCatcattatactccctccgtcccataatagatgtcacacttttctttgTAATTtatccacaaaagatgtcactttttttttagaaaaaactctcatccacattaatataaatataatattttttctctaCACCTAACACACTAAACACCACCTAAAATCCAATGTCAATTCTCAAGTGTGCCATCTATTATAGGAGAGAGGGAATATATTGATTTTAGAGACAACCCTTATTCAATCTtactaatctaaagtgacaGTTGGATGAAAAGACGGTAATGTCTTTTTGGCGGAGAACTTCATAAAATTTTGGCAGCACCATACCTTAAATTTGGTGATTCTTATTGTAAAATCCACTTGATTTAAAGTAAAGCTTATTTCTATTTCGTTTGTATGATCTGAGAATTTTGTGGGGTAGGATGCAGCCAGCCTATGTGCTTTAGACTTGCATAGCTTTTGtaaaaaaatactctctccgtcccctaataggagtcgttgtttgaccgggcacgagttttaagaaatgtaaagaaagttggttgaaaaagttagtggaatgtgggacccacttttttatattgattttataataaaatgtgagtggagtgagttagtggaatgtgagacctactaccatttatggtaaaaatgaagagtgactcttaatgggggacggcccaaaaaggaaattagcgactcttattcggggacggagggagtactattctaTTACGATATTTATCTATTCTATTCTTCCAAATCAGAGAATATCTTTTCAGCTCTTCCCAATGCAATTAATCCTTgaacaaatattaataatatgttagtatTCAAAATCATACTCGATATACGTGGTCAGTTTTCGAACCATTTGTCAGCTTATTGAATTTGTAATATTAACACAGTACATTGTATTCATGATTATGAGGATATTGCTAACTAAATTAGTTGGAATTTATTGAATAATGAATATGAAGGGCATGATAGAATTAGATTTATAAAGAAAAGATgtcatacttttttttatcttcattctctctctttaaTCCTACTAATTTCTGTTGTAATCATTGTGTAGGCTTCAAGCTCCCATGCATGCTATGTAACCTATGACCATCTATAATCATTTTGTAGATTCTGCTCTTTCATCTTCCTAGGCTACTTCTCTCCTTTTCTGCACATATAGGCAGATGATATAATATTTATCTAGGGtttggttttattttattttcagcaAATAAGCCACATTTACATAGTATATCTGCACATGTTAATAATATGACAAGTTCTGTGGGCCTTAAATGatgaataatagtagtaataaactTACGTAATTAAATGGGTGTTCTTTGACCAACTATATTTCCTAATTTTAATAATAGAACTGTATATACTAAAAAATCGGCCGATTCATGTGGTACAAATTGTTTTATTATATTCTGGAaactaaatattttttagtgatatatttttattttgctaTATAGAAGGCCAGATTAATGATTGTGTTTTCTGCGGAACGgtttctttgatattttttaaaatggcaTGCAGACTCTTTTACTACTTCAGATATCTCGGCAGCCTCAACTGTAACTAATTCTCTCACAATTTAGGTAGTTCTTTTTCTATCTAACCTACTCCACTACACTTTTAATCATAAACTGACTGTTGTTTAGTACTTTATTCATGTTTTCTCAGCAAGCTGACTTCTATTTTCAGTAATGAGATTGTTGTTTACTTTTCttgctttgatttttaaaattttgtaactTGATACCTGCATAACATACGGTAATGAGTAAATTTTGTGTTgaatattttgataataaattttataacatactccattcgttccatGTTattagagtcatttttctatttcgggaaattccaagttaattgagtcatttatatttttggcaaaaagtaattctcccttttactttattctctcttcatctctcttactttattctgtcttactttttcaccatccatttaacacactattcttaaactccgtgcaaaaaagaaatgcctctattaacaaggaacggagggaataGCATATGAGGCAGATGCTGAGttttttctctatttctttCCTATATATAATCAGCTTAATAGGACTCATAATTTAGAAAAATCAATCCAGTAGAATCCTacacaagaaataaaataatatctacTATTAGTTAATATCTCAAGACATTAGTTGATTCTATTAGAAGCTTTATGTAGTGTTCTAAACTTGAATAATGAGTTCGTTGTCTACCTTCTGTGACATTCTGTTTTGAATTTGAAAGAATCTGAGTTCCTTTCTTGCTACTTGATTTGCAATTTGTGTTCATGAATTCCTGCAAAAAATAGTTCTTAATTAGCAAATGTTAAGTTGAAATACAAATTGACATATAGATGTTTATTATTTAGAAATAACTGAATTAATGGCACCTTTTATCACCTTGGTTGATAATCTTCACCCCAAGATCTCTAATTACGAATAAACCACTTTTTATATATGTTGTACAATATCAATGAGAAAATATTGTTAGTTATAATTTCAAGGTAAAATGAGCAGATTTTAAATCAACAGGCAATTTCTCAACAATTAACTTTAGATGTGTTTTTTTGCGATCTATTTGTTAGAGTTTGtgtactagaaatcacctttcgagtgactGAATactttaaaactctatattttattttccaatagatgcaacagattattttcgtcataatgttgttatgttttacatttaatgaatgtttgttgcatatttaaatgtataaacaacgtaacaaagtctaagtctttgttttagtagaacGGTTGTGGATGtcatccactttaaggtaacacggtcagttctgaacaaacaaaaataagaatttcacaacctagataggcctagactacctatcgtgaaaggttgcaatgtcaatcCACATATTTCCGAGCCTTActaaaataaaatgacattggtgtggtatagcactgaattggatgtaacagcaagacgagtctttatgctatctactgaaagacgagatcttgataattaatttcttaatcaatgtacgttagcattgagcatacggtattgattatgcactactttgacttaccaaatggtgcaggtctttcgcaacccaagaatcctggtatatttggtagtggtgattaatatctagggtgctaggattgctattatattgaatcgtgcgcgaggtgagtctcgtttgatatcgtccacaagaggagctcaaaacaaggttttattactctatgaataataaataagtgtttcttgctaagtccactcttggagttaataatatgttaattaattaagttcatagcagacattaattaattaatggatgctTCTATCTTATGCAcgggaaatgaacgacaaacaaatggaaacccggaatacttgtaatttcggatttggatgggcagtacAATactacttctgtagtggctgctcgtaatattccaatataagtttatattaattgttgattcaatttaattagtaagaagctaattggggatggtcatatccaaattcttccatagatccctgactaggcccaatatgtgacttaatataaataggagaataaaggagacagaaaatagacactattttccatcaaaattttcatccccctctCTTTCTTTAAGAGGGACGATTTtcagctccctccgtgagcagtttccgtcttctttattcaagtcctagtattctggtgagatcagcccacaatGATATCAATTTACAGTTCGAAAACCAGtgagaagatccgtggtttagtactcaagatcttcacgtggagaaggcgctagccaacttcgattctttggagaatcaacgaggtaaattggctaattccgtagtaagcatgttttaggtttcaattatgctaaagcatgattaaattcatgttatgagcatgatacatgtgagaattacgcaaatagattttgtttaaataatctgctaaatagatcaaaatattatgtgatcaatttgaatgcacgcttccgctgccactCCTACACTATTAACCACCTATGGTGGAGCCTAATTTAAAACTAGGTTATATGAAAGGTATTTTTGGGTTTTGTGACACTTTTTAGGTTAACTGCTACTTAAGTTAAGACAACACTGGATTGGAATTCAGATATAAACTCTGTCGGATTGTAGATATTTTGATTTTCATATTCTACATTTTAAtagtgaaaaaattaaaaaggtctGCTAATTTGAAGAGTTGTTCATACCAAAGTTTGACACCAAATGTTTCAGGTCAATGGCTAACTTACAATGGTGTGAAAATATGTTATCCCCCATAAAAATATGTCCACTTTCCGTTTTCGTctatcccacaaaaatatgtgtattccatttttggaaagttatatcaatttaatgaTGTAGGTCCTTCTATCCACTAattctactttaactaccattcttcttccctcttttattttaccataccattctcctcatttatcttactttaccaattttgtcttaattctcgtgccatacCCATTgcgcatatttttatgggacaaagggagtattatGAAATAGAAACATTATTGTCTTCACTTTATTTTGTCTTACTTTTATTATTCTCCACttaattcacaaataaaaaatgtataaaattCTATGCCGAATATGAAATGCTTCATTTAAAGTGGGACGTGAGAagtacatttctttttttgtttttgtttttttaaagtATACATAATGATAATACTAAGTCTTATTTATGTTGAATTATTTGGAATTcgtattcattatttaaaaatatttatttggaaTTCGTATTCATTATTTCGTaactttatacgccaattttataGGTCGTGGAAAAAACTAGAATTTgggcaaagttggtgacttttaaggcagttatccctttaaattatgtgatttaattatgtgttttaattttttttaaacacaaAATTGTGTGGGaataaattatgtgttttaaattatgtgttttagtttttttaaaacacaaaattttGTTGGaataaattatgtgttttaaaaaaaaaattaattaaattatgtgcatttttctaattattatagtctgataaataaaaatatgccaacaattgataaaataatgtgatttgtggctTCAGAGTGTCCACTATTGCTATAGACACTTTTTTTGTAGCGGTGgacaaaagaaaaagtgattgtgaaaaaaaaaagtggttTCTCCACCAAAGTGTccttattgtggacactcttatgcGTGTTACTAATCTAGCTATGTATAGTAACAaatgttattttaatatgttttgATTCTGGTAGGGTCATCGATTTAGTGAATCTCACCGAAGATTATCTTCAGTatcttttatttgatttgattcagtatcttctattttagttatttatttttatgcaatCTTTACCTTATTGAGTCTAGTTAGTATTCTATAAATTAGAGGTCTATGTACTCTtttattcattgagaaataaagtataaacttattcggaaatcgccc
Encoded proteins:
- the LOC121779916 gene encoding (+)-bornyl diphosphate synthase, chloroplastic-like, coding for MCTISMHVSILSKPLNSLHSSSERRSSKPWPVSRIVPGARLRASCSSQREEAHQIRRSGNYQPSLWDFNYIQSLNTPYKEEWHLNREAELIVQVKILLKEKLEFVQQLELIDDLKYLGLSYFFHDEIKEILGFIHTYFHDKEVDGSDLYLTALGFRLLREHGFNVSQEVFDCFKNEKGSDFKASLGRDTKGMLQLYEASFLLREGEDTLEVARQFATENLQKTLDESGDEIDKNLSLWIQHSLEIPLHWRTPNLEAKWMIDAYSRRPDFNPTILELAKLDFNIVQATQIEELKDISRWWNNSCLSEKLPFVRDRLVESYFWAIGVFETHQHSYERKTAAKIITLITSLDDVYDIYGTLDELELFTLTLQRWDTEAINRLPYYLQLFYLVIHNFVFELAHDILKEEGVINLSYLQKPWVDLVEAYLQEAKWYYSGYTPSMEEYLNNSTISIGAPTVIAQVFLTSKNQLYKYNQIIRLSGMLVRLPDDLGTLPFEMKRGDVAKSMQCYMKERNASMEEAEEHVRFLIREAWKEMNTAGGCPVRDDFVEAAANFGRAAQFMYLDGDGNHSQLHQRIATLLFQPCH